The following DNA comes from Massilia sp. KIM.
GCCCTGATCGGCGGCGAGACCGCCGAGATGCCGAGCATGTACCCGGACGGCGAATACGACCTGGCCGGCTTCGCCGTCGGCGCGGTGGAAAAGTCGCAGATCATCGACGGCAGCAAGATCGCCCCGGGCGACGTGGTGCTGGGCCTGGCCTCCTCGGGTGCGCACTCCAACGGCTATTCGCTGGTGCGCAAGATCATCGAGGTGGCCAAGCCCGACCTGGAAGCCGACTTCCACGGCCGCAAGCTGGCCGACGTGCTGATGGCGCCGACCCGCATCTACGTCAAGCCGCTGCTGGCCCTGATGCAGTCGATGGAGGTGAAGGGCCTGGTGCACATCACCGGCGGCGGCCTGGTCGAGAACATCCCGCGCGTGCTGGCCGATAACCTCACCGCGGTCCTGGACGGCAAGTCCTGGACCATGCCGCCGCTGTTCCAGTGGCTGCAGCAGCATGGCGGCGTGGCCGACGCCGAGATGCACCGCGTGTTCAACTGCGGCATCGGCATGACCGTCATCGTGGCCAAGGAAAACGCCGACGCCGCGATGGCCCAGCTCCAGGCCGCCGGCGAGACCGTGTACCGCATCGGCGAGATCCGCGCCCGCGAAGAAGGCCAGGCCCAGACCGTCGTCGTCTGAGGTTTGCGGCGCGAACGCCGCTCGCCCGGCCCGCCATGCGGACCGGGGAGCGGCGTTTTTCTTTGGGCGAAGCGTTCGCTACCAGCGTTCGCTACCAGCGTTCGCTACTCACGCGAGGGGAAGATCCCTTCGAGGCAGATGATGTAGTTGATGCCCAGCGAAGGCTGCATGGTGCTGACGCTGGCGCTCACGCTCACCGGGACCGCGATCGGCGCGCCGGTGCCGTTGTTCGGGCCGGTGACGGCGTCGGCCTGGCCCGAGAGCTTGGTGGCGACGCTGGCGCTGTTCAGCACCACGGTGGGCGCGGCGCCATTGCCGACATAGATGTTGGCCAGGCCCGGGCCGCCGCCGCTGCTGCCCAGGGCCGCGCCTTCGGATGGCACCGCGCTGCCCGGGCTGGCGGTGGTGGCGTGCAAAGTCGAGGTGGCGCTCAGCTGGCTGCCCTGGATGCTGACCGGGTGTTCATGCTTGGGCAGGTGGGCGGCGTCGATGGTGACGCTGGCGGTCCCGCTGGCGGTGAAGCTGCTGCTGTCGCTGCCCATCGGCTGGCCCTGCTCGACCGGAGACAGGCCCGGCCCGTTGCCCATCCCGACCAGGGTGCGCCCGCGCAGGTCGGGCAGGGCGAAGGTGGTGCGGCCGTCGCCGCCATAGGTCGTGCCGAGCAGCGCGAACAGCGGCGTGTTCTGGGCGATCGACAGCAGCTGGCCCTGGCACAGCGCCCAGCCGCGCGGCGCGAAGTTGAATCCCACAGGCAGAATCGTTCCGATGAATGCTTCCATGCCACCCCTCTCAGTCTCGTTGCGCGTCCTGTGAACCGGGACGCCGGCGGTGTCCGGAGCGGACGAGCCGCCCCGCGCCGATGTTTTCCCTTGCTCGGAATCAATAACTCGGCAAGCCGTATTCTTGTGGCATGAAGTGCGACTTGGTATTGATATTTCGCAAACAAAAACGGGTTTTGAATATTGCCTGGTGGCTAATTCGCGTGCATGCTGTTGCATCCGCGATGTCCGACATTCATAAGGAAACCAGGCATGACGCAATTCACGAACGCCGAGTCCGGCCAATCCAGCAGCCGCGCCGCGGCGTCCGAACTGCACAGCGCGCTCATGAGCGGACAGGCGCAGTCCATTGCCGGTCCGGTGCTGATCGACTTCGAGTATGCGAATTTCGTCCGCGAAGGCCACGAACTCGATCCGAACATCGATGCGATCTACCGGGTCAACAACGACCCCGCGTACGCGCTGGTCATCGACGGCAAGACCACTGGCACGATCACCTACGACGACGGCCTGAATGCCGTGTATGCGGGATCCTTCGCGCCGGAGGATAAGCTCAGCTTCTACTTCCAGAGTGGCCTAGTGTTCACCCCCACGGCGATCTCGGTCGCCAACTTCGACAACTACCTGGACTACGCCGACCAGAACCAGACGCTGGAAATCCGGGGCTTCAACGGGAACCAGCAGGTTGGCCTCACCAGGACGTATTTCCTGGCCGATGGCAACCCCAACTACCTGCCGGAGACGATATCGCTGACCGGCATGACCGGCATCACGCGCCTGGAAGTGACG
Coding sequences within:
- a CDS encoding phage tail protein — encoded protein: MEAFIGTILPVGFNFAPRGWALCQGQLLSIAQNTPLFALLGTTYGGDGRTTFALPDLRGRTLVGMGNGPGLSPVEQGQPMGSDSSSFTASGTASVTIDAAHLPKHEHPVSIQGSQLSATSTLHATTASPGSAVPSEGAALGSSGGGPGLANIYVGNGAAPTVVLNSASVATKLSGQADAVTGPNNGTGAPIAVPVSVSASVSTMQPSLGINYIICLEGIFPSRE
- the purM gene encoding phosphoribosylformylglycinamidine cyclo-ligase, whose product is MSQPSNVSLSYRDAGVDIDAGDALVEAIKPFAKRTMREGVLGGIGGFGALFEISKKYKEPVLVSGTDGVGTKLKLAFELNRHDTVGIDLVAMSVNDILVQGAEPLFFLDYFACGKLDVPTATDVVKGIAQGCEQAGCALIGGETAEMPSMYPDGEYDLAGFAVGAVEKSQIIDGSKIAPGDVVLGLASSGAHSNGYSLVRKIIEVAKPDLEADFHGRKLADVLMAPTRIYVKPLLALMQSMEVKGLVHITGGGLVENIPRVLADNLTAVLDGKSWTMPPLFQWLQQHGGVADAEMHRVFNCGIGMTVIVAKENADAAMAQLQAAGETVYRIGEIRAREEGQAQTVVV